The following coding sequences lie in one Cupriavidus sp. WKF15 genomic window:
- a CDS encoding MarR family transcriptional regulator, with protein sequence MSPDLSDAPAAMPALAAAAAGTPKSTRAVRTRRKPREPLAPDPAASGTGADGGFDPHVPDIDYGVLDSLVGYAIRRAQIRIYEDFVASLAQWQITPPRFSALVIISRNPKLKLTDLARILGIARSGAVLLVDALEEMNLVARRPAAGDRRAYSLVLTPGGKRTLEAAKQAVIAHDAHVASALTEQEQATLKSLLGRLAPPRTP encoded by the coding sequence ATGAGCCCCGATCTGTCAGACGCCCCCGCCGCCATGCCGGCGCTTGCAGCAGCCGCCGCCGGTACGCCGAAAAGCACGCGTGCCGTGAGAACCCGGCGCAAGCCCCGCGAGCCGCTGGCGCCCGACCCCGCGGCATCCGGGACGGGGGCCGACGGCGGCTTCGACCCGCATGTGCCGGATATCGACTACGGCGTGCTCGACAGCCTGGTCGGCTACGCGATCCGCCGCGCGCAGATCCGCATCTACGAGGACTTCGTCGCCTCGCTGGCGCAATGGCAGATCACGCCGCCGCGCTTCTCGGCCCTCGTGATCATCTCGCGCAACCCGAAACTGAAGCTCACGGACCTGGCGCGCATCCTGGGTATCGCGCGCTCGGGGGCGGTCTTGCTGGTCGATGCCCTGGAAGAGATGAACCTGGTCGCGCGCCGCCCCGCCGCCGGGGATCGCCGCGCCTACAGCCTGGTGCTGACACCTGGCGGCAAGCGCACGCTCGAGGCCGCGAAGCAGGCCGTCATCGCGCATGACGCGCACGTGGCGTCGGCCCTGACCGAACAGGAACAGGCTACGCTCAAGTCGCTGCTGGGACGCCTGGCGCCACCGCGCACGCCATGA
- a CDS encoding PACE efflux transporter produces MRNTRDRIRHAVGFEVIGLLAFAPLASVVFGYELHQMGLIGAVASLIAAGWNYVYNLIFDKAMLRFTGQLRKSVVVRALHAVLFELGLLVVFLPSVAWYLDISLVDALIMDIAVAGFYMVYALIYNWLYDIAFPVPSLKADPLKADQRESGAALG; encoded by the coding sequence ATGCGCAACACCCGTGACCGGATCCGCCACGCCGTCGGCTTTGAAGTCATCGGCCTGCTGGCGTTCGCGCCGCTTGCCAGCGTGGTGTTCGGCTACGAACTGCACCAGATGGGGCTGATCGGCGCGGTGGCCTCGCTGATCGCGGCGGGTTGGAACTACGTCTACAACCTGATCTTCGACAAGGCCATGCTTCGGTTCACCGGACAGCTGCGCAAATCGGTCGTCGTGCGCGCGCTGCACGCCGTCCTGTTCGAGCTTGGCCTGCTGGTGGTGTTCCTGCCGTCGGTGGCCTGGTACCTCGACATCAGCCTGGTCGACGCGCTCATCATGGACATTGCCGTGGCCGGCTTCTACATGGTCTACGCGCTGATCTACAACTGGCTCTACGACATCGCCTTCCCGGTGCCGTCGCTCAAGGCCGACCCGCTCAAGGCCGACCAGCGCGAGAGCGGCGCCGCGCTGGGCTGA
- a CDS encoding LysR family transcriptional regulator, with translation MSLSLDQLQAFAAAAETGSFSAAARRLGKAQSVISAAVANLEIDIGNALFDRSGRYPVLTAAGERLLAEARVILERCEHFRGVAMSLSEGVETRLVLAVDELYPEEALGMLLEEFSGRFPAVELELLFPLMEDVSRLVLEGSADLGIMWRQEILPPALGFHALGWVPMKILCAPDHPLAGGQRVDWEELKRHRQLMVATRTDSEEKMRLRVASDVWWVESQWVIVELVKRGLGWAFVPWHVVANSPAAAQLVSPPLAFQEQDWPVALELVWHKQRPPGKAARWLRERICGQALPRPEVSGILCAEVG, from the coding sequence ATGTCCCTTTCCCTCGACCAACTCCAGGCTTTTGCCGCAGCCGCCGAAACGGGATCCTTTTCCGCTGCAGCGCGCCGGCTGGGCAAGGCCCAGTCGGTGATCAGCGCCGCGGTGGCAAACCTCGAGATCGATATCGGCAACGCGCTGTTCGACCGTTCCGGCCGCTACCCCGTGCTGACCGCGGCCGGCGAACGTCTGCTGGCGGAAGCGCGCGTGATCCTGGAACGCTGCGAACATTTCCGTGGTGTTGCCATGAGCCTGAGTGAGGGCGTGGAGACGCGGCTCGTTCTTGCCGTGGATGAGCTTTACCCTGAAGAGGCGCTCGGGATGCTGCTCGAGGAATTCTCGGGCCGTTTCCCCGCGGTCGAGCTGGAGCTGCTGTTCCCATTGATGGAAGACGTCAGCCGGCTGGTGCTCGAAGGCAGCGCGGACCTCGGCATCATGTGGCGGCAGGAGATCCTGCCGCCGGCGCTGGGTTTTCACGCGCTGGGCTGGGTACCGATGAAGATCCTTTGCGCGCCCGATCACCCGCTGGCGGGCGGCCAGCGCGTCGACTGGGAGGAGCTCAAGCGCCACCGCCAGCTCATGGTCGCGACCCGCACCGACAGCGAGGAGAAGATGCGGCTGCGCGTGGCGTCCGACGTCTGGTGGGTTGAAAGCCAGTGGGTGATCGTTGAACTGGTCAAGCGGGGTCTTGGGTGGGCATTCGTTCCGTGGCACGTAGTGGCCAATTCACCCGCGGCGGCGCAGCTGGTGTCGCCACCGCTGGCGTTCCAGGAGCAGGACTGGCCGGTAGCGCTCGAGTTGGTGTGGCATAAACAGCGCCCGCCTGGCAAAGCCGCTCGGTGGTTGCGGGAAAGGATTTGCGGCCAGGCATTGCCGCGGCCGGAGGTGTCAGGAATTTTGTGTGCTGAGGTCGGTTAA
- a CDS encoding IS256 family transposase, which yields MTDTTVNKKSKNPKAPKLFPDELIDQLLAQVQSKDAESILGESGLAGQLKKQLAERMLAAELSHHLDNEAEQGKTGNHRNGTSPKTVLTPNGELNLDIPRDRQATFEPQLVGKYQRRLPGFDDHVISMYARGMSVREIQGHLLELYGLQVSPDLISTVTDEVLADVEQWQQRPLEAMYPIVYFDALRLKIRDEGTVKNKAVYLALGIRADGRKEVLGLWIEQTEGAKFWLKVFNELKNRGLHDVLIAVVDGLRGFPEAIEAVYPAAQIQTCIVHLIRNSLNLASWKDRKPLAAALKPIYQAATAEAAAAALDTFAGSEWGRKFPTVAAMWQRQWEQVIPFFVYPPEVRRIIYTTNAIESMHMQLRKIVKNRGHFPSDEAASKLLYLALRNIEKDWKMPPITWRQAVNQFAILFGERFTSAMS from the coding sequence ATGACCGACACGACAGTGAACAAGAAGAGCAAGAACCCGAAGGCACCGAAGCTGTTTCCCGATGAGCTGATCGATCAACTGCTGGCCCAGGTGCAGAGCAAGGATGCCGAGTCGATCCTGGGCGAATCGGGCTTGGCCGGCCAGCTCAAGAAGCAGTTGGCCGAGCGTATGCTCGCCGCCGAGTTGAGTCACCATCTGGATAACGAGGCCGAGCAAGGCAAGACCGGCAACCACCGCAACGGCACCAGCCCCAAGACGGTCCTGACGCCCAACGGTGAGCTGAATCTGGATATTCCGCGCGATCGGCAGGCGACGTTCGAGCCCCAATTGGTCGGCAAGTATCAACGCCGGCTGCCTGGCTTCGACGACCACGTCATCAGCATGTATGCGCGCGGCATGAGCGTGCGCGAGATTCAGGGCCATCTGCTGGAGCTGTACGGGCTGCAGGTATCGCCCGATCTGATTTCCACGGTCACCGACGAGGTGCTGGCTGACGTCGAGCAATGGCAGCAACGCCCGCTCGAGGCCATGTATCCGATCGTGTACTTTGACGCGCTACGACTGAAGATTCGCGACGAAGGCACGGTCAAGAACAAGGCGGTCTATCTGGCGCTGGGCATCCGCGCCGACGGCCGCAAGGAAGTGCTAGGTCTGTGGATCGAGCAAACCGAAGGCGCCAAGTTCTGGCTGAAGGTCTTCAACGAACTGAAGAACCGCGGCTTGCACGACGTCCTGATCGCGGTGGTCGACGGCTTGCGCGGCTTCCCCGAGGCGATCGAGGCGGTCTATCCGGCCGCGCAAATCCAGACCTGCATCGTGCATCTGATCCGCAATTCGCTGAATCTGGCGAGCTGGAAGGACCGTAAGCCGTTGGCTGCCGCGCTCAAGCCGATCTATCAGGCCGCCACGGCCGAGGCGGCGGCCGCAGCGCTCGACACCTTTGCGGGAAGTGAGTGGGGACGCAAATTCCCTACCGTCGCGGCCATGTGGCAGCGCCAATGGGAACAGGTGATTCCCTTCTTCGTCTATCCGCCTGAGGTGCGTCGAATCATCTATACGACAAACGCCATCGAGAGCATGCACATGCAGTTGCGCAAGATCGTCAAGAATCGCGGCCACTTCCCCAGCGACGAGGCCGCCAGCAAACTGCTGTATCTGGCCTTGCGCAACATCGAAAAGGATTGGAAGATGCCACCTATCACCTGGCGGCAAGCAGTCAATCAGTTCGCCATTCTGTTTGGCGAGCGATTCACCTCCGCCATGAGCTGA
- a CDS encoding efflux transporter outer membrane subunit, with amino-acid sequence MNSLSRLLALGAPVPLACALLLAGCAVGPDYKRPDAPVSPAFKEAPADAEAWTGEWKTAEPRDTHARPEWWQVFGDSQLDALMSQVQISNQNIKAAEAQYRQALASLQAARAGFFPTVDAQAGVSRARGASGNTISGQSVTLSANWELDVWGRVRRQVESSEASAQASQADLASTLLSAQATLAQSYFLLRVADAQKALLDRTVADYAKSLQLVQNQYKAGTAQRSDVLQSETQLKSAQAQQIDIQITRAQLEHAIAVLVGKPPSELTLGQAEFSSSPPRVPVAVPSQLLERRPDIGAAERRMASANAQIGVAQAAYYPTLSLSASGGLTASTLARWVSLPDRIWSLGAGLAGTLFDGGLRSAAKAQAVAAYDQTVANYRQTVLGAFQEVEDNLAAQRLLEQEAVVQNDAVRAARDALSLVNNRYRAGTASLLDVLVAQTTAYTAERTALTLMGRQYTASVVLIKALGGGWHQEEPGSGAAPAATVGQR; translated from the coding sequence ATGAATTCCCTCTCCCGCCTCCTCGCCCTTGGCGCGCCCGTGCCGCTCGCCTGCGCGCTGCTGCTGGCCGGCTGCGCCGTCGGCCCCGACTACAAGCGGCCCGATGCGCCGGTCTCGCCCGCGTTCAAGGAAGCGCCTGCCGATGCCGAAGCCTGGACCGGCGAGTGGAAGACCGCCGAACCGCGGGACACCCATGCCAGGCCGGAATGGTGGCAGGTGTTCGGCGACAGCCAGCTCGACGCGCTGATGTCGCAGGTGCAGATCTCGAACCAGAACATCAAGGCCGCCGAGGCGCAGTACCGACAGGCGCTGGCCTCGCTGCAGGCCGCGCGCGCCGGCTTCTTCCCGACGGTGGACGCGCAGGCCGGTGTGTCGCGCGCACGCGGCGCAAGCGGCAACACCATCAGCGGCCAGAGTGTCACCCTGAGCGCGAACTGGGAACTGGACGTCTGGGGCCGCGTGCGGCGCCAGGTGGAAAGCAGCGAAGCCAGCGCGCAGGCGAGCCAGGCGGATCTCGCCTCGACCCTGCTGTCCGCGCAGGCGACGCTCGCCCAGAGCTATTTCCTGCTGCGCGTGGCCGATGCGCAGAAGGCGCTGCTGGACCGCACGGTGGCCGATTACGCCAAATCGCTGCAGCTCGTGCAGAACCAGTACAAGGCCGGCACCGCCCAGCGCTCCGACGTGCTGCAGTCCGAAACGCAGCTCAAGAGCGCGCAGGCGCAGCAAATCGATATCCAGATCACGCGCGCGCAGCTTGAACATGCGATTGCGGTGCTGGTAGGCAAGCCGCCCTCGGAATTGACGCTCGGCCAGGCCGAATTCTCCAGCTCGCCGCCGCGCGTGCCGGTAGCCGTGCCTTCGCAGCTGCTGGAACGGCGGCCCGACATCGGCGCCGCGGAGCGCCGCATGGCATCGGCAAACGCGCAGATCGGCGTGGCGCAGGCCGCCTACTATCCCACGCTGTCGCTGTCGGCCAGCGGCGGCCTGACGGCGAGCACGCTGGCACGCTGGGTATCGCTGCCCGACCGCATCTGGTCGCTCGGCGCAGGGCTGGCCGGCACTCTGTTCGATGGCGGCCTGCGTAGCGCCGCCAAGGCGCAGGCCGTCGCTGCCTATGACCAGACCGTGGCCAACTACCGGCAGACCGTGCTGGGGGCGTTCCAGGAAGTCGAGGACAATCTCGCGGCGCAGCGGCTGCTCGAGCAGGAAGCGGTGGTGCAGAACGATGCGGTGCGGGCGGCGCGGGATGCCCTTTCGCTGGTCAACAACCGATACCGGGCCGGTACGGCCAGTCTGCTTGATGTGCTGGTCGCACAGACTACGGCTTACACGGCTGAGCGGACGGCGTTGACGCTGATGGGGCGGCAGTATACGGCTAGCGTGGTGTTGATCAAGGCGTTGGGCGGGGGGTGGCATCAGGAAGAGCCGGGATCGGGGGCGGCGCCGGCCGCTACGGTTGGGCAGCGGTGA
- a CDS encoding efflux RND transporter permease subunit translates to MNLSATFIHRPVATALLTIGILLAGLAALRLLPVSPLPQVDFPTISVSASLPGASPETMAATVATPLERALGTIAGVTEITSSSSLGSTRVTLQFDLSRDIDGAARDVQAAINASRATLPTSLPNNPTYRKVNPADAPIMIIALTSPTMSRGQLYDAASTILSQKLSQVEGVGQVTIGGSSLPAVRVELNPTALNKYGISLEDVRNTISATNANRPLGTLENRTNNWQVYANDQAMKASDYMPLVIRYATPGTFSSASAGALIASTANAAAMGGVSTKVVNGVTVTTITTSSGTTTVTSGATGGNKATSGPNSFSVPVRLQDVASVVDSVQDIRNAGSANGKPSVLLVLNRSPGANIIETVDRVRDMLPTLQKMIPAAISMDVMMDRTPTIRASLREVEHTLMISVALVIMVVFLFLRNVRATFIPSVAVPVSLIGTFSVMYLAGFSLNNLSLMALTIATGFVVDDAIVVLENISRHIEEGMKPLAAALRGAREVGFTVLSMSLSLIAVFIPLLMMGGIVGRLFQEFAITLSVAILVSLVVSLTTTPMMCARLLRPAVPEEERGRFFRASEHAFRWLHDGYARTLAVALRYSAVVWLVLLATVALNVWLYVIVPKGFFPQQDTGRLIGFIRADQATSFQAMRPKLDSFIRIVQSDPAVENVTGFTGGSQRNTGQMFVTLKPLSQRKESADAIIARLRVKLSKEPGASLFLQAVQDIRVGGRQSSSQYQFTLQSDDLQVLRDWEPKVRAAISNIKGIEDVDTDTNDKGLQTSIIIDRDAASRLGVTAQQVDAVLNDAFGQRLVSTIYNPLNQYRVVMELSQEYLEGPHALQDIYVVTGNGRRVPLSAFATVMPSSTPLGVNHQGQFAASTISFNLAEGFSLSQATDAIKRAMAQIGAPETLQANFQGGAKAFQDSLKSQPILILAAIITIYIVLGVLYESYVHPLTILSTLPSAGVGALLALLAFKTEFSIIALIGVILLIGIVKKNAIMMIDFAIDAERRDGLSPRDAIHRACLLRFRPILMTTMAALLGAVPLAIGRGDGAELRAPLGISIVGGLAVSQLLTLYTTPVVYLTLDRWRLKVKAWRERRRGAPHGSAPAAGTE, encoded by the coding sequence ATGAACCTGTCCGCCACCTTCATCCACCGGCCGGTCGCGACGGCGCTGCTCACCATCGGCATCCTGCTGGCGGGGCTGGCGGCGCTGCGCCTGCTGCCGGTGTCGCCGCTGCCGCAGGTGGACTTCCCGACCATCTCGGTATCGGCTTCGCTGCCCGGTGCCAGCCCCGAGACCATGGCTGCCACGGTGGCCACGCCGCTGGAGCGCGCGCTGGGCACCATTGCCGGCGTGACGGAGATCACCTCCAGCAGCTCGCTCGGCTCGACCCGCGTGACACTGCAGTTCGACCTGTCGCGCGATATCGACGGCGCCGCGCGCGACGTGCAGGCGGCCATCAACGCCTCGCGCGCGACGCTGCCGACCAGCCTGCCGAACAACCCCACCTATCGCAAGGTGAACCCGGCCGACGCGCCGATCATGATCATCGCGCTGACGTCGCCGACCATGTCGCGCGGCCAGCTCTATGACGCGGCCTCGACCATCCTTTCGCAGAAGCTGTCGCAGGTGGAAGGCGTCGGCCAGGTGACGATCGGCGGCTCGTCATTGCCGGCGGTGCGCGTTGAGCTGAACCCGACCGCGCTGAACAAGTACGGCATCTCGCTTGAGGATGTGCGCAATACCATCAGCGCCACCAACGCCAACCGGCCACTGGGCACGCTGGAGAACCGCACGAACAACTGGCAGGTGTATGCCAACGACCAGGCGATGAAGGCGAGCGACTACATGCCGCTCGTCATCCGCTACGCCACGCCGGGCACCTTCTCGTCGGCGTCGGCCGGCGCGCTGATCGCCAGCACCGCCAACGCCGCCGCCATGGGCGGCGTCAGCACCAAGGTGGTCAACGGCGTGACCGTGACCACCATCACGACCAGCAGCGGCACGACCACCGTCACCAGCGGCGCGACCGGCGGCAACAAGGCCACCAGCGGACCGAATTCATTCTCCGTGCCGGTACGCCTGCAGGACGTGGCCAGCGTGGTCGATTCCGTACAGGACATCCGCAACGCTGGCTCCGCCAACGGCAAGCCGTCGGTGCTGCTGGTGCTCAACCGCTCGCCGGGCGCCAACATCATCGAGACCGTCGACCGCGTGCGCGACATGCTGCCGACGCTGCAGAAGATGATTCCCGCGGCCATCTCGATGGACGTGATGATGGACCGCACCCCGACCATCCGTGCGTCGCTGCGCGAGGTGGAGCACACGCTGATGATCTCGGTGGCGCTGGTGATCATGGTGGTGTTCCTGTTCCTGCGCAATGTGCGCGCCACGTTCATCCCGAGCGTGGCGGTGCCAGTGTCGCTGATCGGCACGTTCTCGGTGATGTACCTGGCCGGGTTCTCGCTGAACAACCTGTCGCTGATGGCGCTGACGATTGCCACCGGCTTCGTGGTGGACGATGCCATCGTGGTGCTGGAAAACATCTCGCGCCATATCGAGGAAGGCATGAAGCCGCTCGCCGCCGCGCTGCGCGGCGCGCGCGAAGTCGGCTTTACCGTGCTGTCGATGAGCCTGTCGCTGATCGCCGTGTTCATCCCGCTGCTGATGATGGGCGGCATCGTCGGGCGCCTGTTCCAGGAGTTCGCCATCACGCTGTCGGTAGCCATCCTGGTGTCCCTGGTGGTGTCGCTGACCACCACGCCGATGATGTGCGCGCGCCTGCTGCGCCCGGCCGTGCCCGAGGAAGAGCGGGGCCGCTTCTTCCGCGCCAGCGAGCATGCGTTCCGCTGGCTGCATGATGGCTATGCGCGCACGCTGGCCGTGGCGCTGCGCTACAGCGCGGTGGTGTGGCTGGTCCTGCTGGCCACGGTGGCGCTCAACGTCTGGCTGTACGTGATCGTGCCCAAGGGCTTCTTCCCACAGCAGGACACGGGCCGCCTGATCGGCTTCATCCGCGCCGACCAGGCCACCTCATTCCAGGCCATGCGGCCCAAGCTGGACAGCTTCATCAGGATTGTCCAGTCGGATCCGGCTGTGGAGAACGTCACCGGCTTCACCGGCGGTTCGCAGCGCAACACCGGGCAGATGTTCGTCACGCTCAAGCCGCTGTCGCAGCGCAAGGAAAGCGCGGACGCGATCATCGCGCGGCTGCGCGTCAAGCTGTCCAAGGAGCCGGGCGCAAGCCTGTTCCTGCAGGCCGTGCAGGACATCCGCGTCGGCGGCCGGCAGAGCAGCTCGCAGTACCAGTTCACGCTGCAGTCCGACGACCTGCAGGTGCTGCGCGACTGGGAGCCGAAGGTGCGCGCGGCCATCTCCAATATCAAGGGGATCGAGGACGTCGACACCGACACCAACGACAAGGGCCTGCAGACTTCGATCATCATCGACCGCGACGCGGCGTCGCGCCTGGGCGTGACCGCGCAGCAGGTCGATGCGGTGCTCAACGACGCCTTTGGCCAGCGCCTGGTGTCGACCATCTACAACCCGCTCAACCAGTACCGGGTGGTGATGGAATTGAGCCAGGAATACCTGGAGGGTCCGCACGCGCTGCAGGACATCTACGTGGTCACGGGCAACGGCCGCCGCGTGCCCCTGTCGGCATTCGCCACGGTCATGCCGAGCAGCACGCCGCTGGGCGTGAACCACCAGGGGCAGTTTGCGGCGTCGACGATCTCGTTCAACCTCGCGGAAGGGTTCTCGCTGTCGCAGGCCACCGACGCGATCAAGCGCGCCATGGCCCAGATCGGCGCGCCCGAGACGCTGCAGGCCAACTTCCAGGGCGGCGCCAAGGCGTTCCAGGACTCGCTCAAGAGCCAGCCGATCCTGATCCTGGCGGCCATCATCACGATCTACATCGTGCTGGGCGTGCTGTATGAGAGCTATGTGCACCCGCTGACGATCCTGTCGACGCTGCCGTCGGCGGGCGTGGGCGCGCTGCTGGCCCTGCTGGCCTTCAAGACGGAGTTCAGCATCATCGCGCTGATCGGCGTGATCCTGCTGATCGGCATCGTGAAGAAGAACGCGATCATGATGATCGACTTCGCCATCGATGCCGAGCGGCGCGACGGGCTGTCGCCGCGCGACGCCATCCACCGCGCCTGCCTGCTGCGCTTCCGCCCGATCCTGATGACTACCATGGCGGCGCTGCTCGGCGCGGTGCCGCTGGCCATCGGCCGCGGCGACGGCGCCGAGCTGCGCGCGCCGCTGGGGATCTCGATCGTGGGCGGGCTGGCGGTGAGCCAGCTGCTGACCTTGTACACCACGCCGGTGGTCTACCTGACGCTGGACCGCTGGCGCCTGAAAGTGAAGGCCTGGCGTGAACGCCGCCGCGGCGCCCCGCACGGCTCCGCGCCGGCTGCCGGCACCGAATGA